One Longimicrobiales bacterium genomic window, TATGGTAACGACATTGACGAGCGTCGCACGCCGCTCGAGGCCGGCCTCGGCTGGGTGACGAAGCTGGACAAGGGCGATTTCATCGGACGCGATGCCATCGCGAAGCAGAAGGAGGCGGGCGTTCGTGAACGCCTGGTCGGCTTCGTCTGCCAGGAGCGTGGCTTTCCGCGGCACGGCTACACCGTGCAGATCGATGGTGAGCCTGTCGGCGAAGTGACGAGCGGTATCGTAAGCCCGATGCTGCAGCAGGGGATAGGCATGGCTTATGTCCCGGCCGATGCCGCGAAGCCAGGCACGCGCATCGATATCATGGTCCGTGACAAGGCCATTCCCGCAGAGATCGTACGGCCGCCGTTCTACAAGGGCGGGTCCGTCCGGAAGTGAGAAGTGGAAGAGAGGGCACCGGGGCAGCGGCGTCCATGACGCCGCCGCGGATCGCCGTGCTCACCGTCTCCGATGGTGTCGTCGCCGGCACGCGTGAAGACACGAGCGGCAGTGCCATCGCGACGTGGATCGAGACGCGCGGCAGCACGGTTGCGGCGCGTGACGTGGTACCGGATGCCGCCGATCGCGTTTCGGCCGTACTCCTCGGCCTGGCCGACCGGGACGATGTGGATGTCGTAATAACCACGGGGGGCACGGGCTTCACGACGCGCGACATCACGCCGGAAGCGACTCGTGCCGTCATCGAGCGGCACGTGCCGGGAATTGCGGAGCGATTGCGCGCGGCCGGTGCAGCTGTCACGCCATACGCAGCGCTGTCGCGCGGCATCGCAGGACTGCGCGGGTCGACGCTGATCGTGAATCTGCCCGGGAGCACGGGCGGTGTCCATGACGGGCTTCGCGTGCTCGACGAAATCATCGACCACGCTGTGCAGCTTCTGCGCGGCGTCGACACCGAATCACACGACCCGCCCAATGC contains:
- a CDS encoding MogA/MoaB family molybdenum cofactor biosynthesis protein translates to MTPPRIAVLTVSDGVVAGTREDTSGSAIATWIETRGSTVAARDVVPDAADRVSAVLLGLADRDDVDVVITTGGTGFTTRDITPEATRAVIERHVPGIAERLRAAGAAVTPYAALSRGIAGLRGSTLIVNLPGSTGGVHDGLRVLDEIIDHAVQLLRGVDTESHDPPNA